The sequence TACGGATTCTCCTTCCACTTTATTAATTCGATCGCTGTTTCTTCATCTGTGATCAAGTGGGAAATGTAGCCTCCCTGCAAGCCGCCTATGATCGAAGGTACTTTTTCTTTCGACTCGGCGATCGCCACTGTAGCCCGGTTTTCCTTTAAACGATCTAGCTCAACCGCAATCGTCCGTTCCCTTATAGGCGTTTGCACTTCTTTGCCATCAATTGTGTAAAAACGGGAAAGAATATCGCCAATCGCTTGTTTTTTCGCAAGCAGCTGCTGTTCAGCTTCGCCAATAAAGCCGCTCCAAACCAAATTGGATGAACGGACGTGGGCACCAATGCCAATGACAGCGACGGTCATTTCCTCCCAAAGCTTTAAAACGTCTTGCAAGTAAGCTGATTCGCGAATGTCTTTTTGCGCGTCGGCTGACGTCACAATAGCCGCAGCATCGATATACTGTGCTTTGCCTTTAAAGGCACGGGCGAAATTATAGACAATCGTATTAATATGATGCTTGACGTGCATCTTGCCAGGACCGCCTACGATTGGCACGAAAACGGTGTCACGTTTTCGAAAAGAACCGATCGTTTCAGCCATCGTTCCAAGGGTGTCTCCCCATGCAAGGCCGACGACATCGCCATCAACGAGGAGGCTGTCGAGCAAATTCGCTCCTGATTCCCCTAATGTTTTTAGGCGCTCTTCTCTGCTCGCCTGACGGTCTACCGGGACAATCACCGCCTCGCGAATGCCGAACATGCGGGCCAACTTTGCTTCCAAATCAACGCGAAGGCGCTGTGTACTGGCAATTTTAATTTGTACAATTCCGGCTTCCCTCGCTTTTTGCAGCATTCTTGTCACCGTTGTCCGGTAAAGGCCTAGCCGTTTAGCAATTTCATTTTGCGTAAGCGCTTCCTCATAGTACAGCTTTGCGACAATGACTAGTTGGCGTTCCTCTTGCCATTTCATGCCTGTTTGTTCACCTTCTTTCTTTTGCACATATGTGCAAGTTACGCTCATATGTGTTTGATAGGTTGAATATAACCGCTTTCATTTCATTATGCAATTCGATTTGCCAAATGGAATAAAATTCAAGTTTGATTTGCACATTTGTGTTCTTTTTGCATAGTTGATGGAAAAAAACACAAAAAAGAAGGCATACGCGCCTTCTTTATTATCCTTCTATCCCATTAAACAGATCGCCATTCAATAAGCCATGTACGTAATTAGCAACCTTCTCGCGATAGCGGCTTAAATCCCGGCCCCAAAGCTCATCTGCTTGCAGCAACGTGGAAATCGTTTCTGCTACTGTCGCTTCTCCTGCGTCATACTGGCCCCATGTTGTTTCCAATAAGGCGAGCGCTGTTTCGTTTTCGCGGATTTGATAGGTTCTGCCTTGCCAGTTTCCTTTTAGAAACGCGCCATCTCTTTCGTGTGGCTTCATATAGACAAGCAACGCTGCGAGGCTCGCTAACAACTGGCTCGGCTCGTTGTCTTGCTGTTCGTGGGCCTCTAATGTTGGCAGCAGCCGTGTCTTAAATTTGTAGATCGCGTTTAAGCCAATATCGGTCAGCTTGTGTGCCAAAAATGGGTTTTCAAACCGTTCAATCACGCTCGCTGCGTACGCTTGCTTATCTTCCTCTGGCGCATTGACAACAGGGATCAGTTCTTGTTCGAGCCCTCGTTCAATAAAGCGCCGCAAACGCGGAGAGTGAAGAGCGCCTTTGACCGTGTCTTCTCCTGCTAGAAAACTGATTGCGAACATCAGCGTGTGCAACCCGTTTAA is a genomic window of Shouchella clausii containing:
- a CDS encoding sugar-binding transcriptional regulator, with protein sequence MKWQEERQLVIVAKLYYEEALTQNEIAKRLGLYRTTVTRMLQKAREAGIVQIKIASTQRLRVDLEAKLARMFGIREAVIVPVDRQASREERLKTLGESGANLLDSLLVDGDVVGLAWGDTLGTMAETIGSFRKRDTVFVPIVGGPGKMHVKHHINTIVYNFARAFKGKAQYIDAAAIVTSADAQKDIRESAYLQDVLKLWEEMTVAVIGIGAHVRSSNLVWSGFIGEAEQQLLAKKQAIGDILSRFYTIDGKEVQTPIRERTIAVELDRLKENRATVAIAESKEKVPSIIGGLQGGYISHLITDEETAIELIKWKENP